The following coding sequences are from one Sphingobium sp. Cam5-1 window:
- a CDS encoding tetratricopeptide repeat protein encodes MRFTPASIALAVLLTTVSSAGLTQRPDAQISPLSIEWQQAGVTARRAGNFSAANDALETALAVDPRNRSAYIELAEVARAQGLQGKAIRLYREALLLDPNDVHALVGQGEAMVEKGAIAKAKENLAQAQSACKSDCAAVGKLAAAIQKGPPATVLSAKDAVVVPKAVETETP; translated from the coding sequence ATGCGTTTTACCCCTGCTTCGATCGCCCTTGCCGTCCTTCTTACCACCGTGTCGAGCGCCGGTCTGACGCAGCGGCCGGATGCCCAGATTTCGCCTTTGTCGATCGAATGGCAGCAGGCGGGCGTCACTGCGCGCCGGGCGGGAAATTTCAGTGCGGCGAACGATGCGCTGGAAACGGCGCTGGCGGTCGATCCGCGCAATCGCTCGGCCTATATTGAGCTCGCTGAAGTAGCCCGTGCTCAGGGCCTTCAGGGCAAGGCCATCCGCCTCTATCGTGAGGCGCTGCTGCTCGACCCGAACGATGTGCATGCACTGGTGGGGCAGGGCGAGGCGATGGTCGAGAAGGGCGCGATCGCCAAGGCAAAGGAAAATCTCGCCCAGGCGCAGAGCGCGTGCAAGTCTGACTGCGCGGCTGTCGGTAAGCTCGCCGCCGCGATCCAGAAGGGGCCGCCTGCGACGGTGTTGAGTGCGAAGGATGCTGTTGTGGTGCCGAAGGCGGTGGAGACGGAGACGCCTTGA
- a CDS encoding RsmB/NOP family class I SAM-dependent RNA methyltransferase, protein MTPSARVQAAIELLDAIIASARDGGPAADTLIARYFKERRYAGSRDRRAVRDHVYDAVRRAAERPDNGRAAMIGVARERPDIADLFDGSLHGPAPILAEEVGAIAGGVPAWLKPLFAAPVEQEELLGRAPVDLRVNRLKATVEKVAPLFPEAVPIDGLPDALRLPEGWPVEQSDAWKQGLVEVQDAGSQLISAACGAASGMTVIDLCAGAGGKTLALAAAMAGQGTLIAADTIRSRLSRLDPRAERAGATFIQTLLLDQGHETRGLESLQGQADVVLVDAPCSGTGTWRRNPEARWRLTPARLERLVREQARILDFAAPLVAPGGALVYATCALTDQEGAGQAQAFLDRHAGWMAEAIPIMAGRVHGHGRLLTPGHDATDGFYFARLRRGA, encoded by the coding sequence GTGACCCCCTCCGCGCGTGTTCAGGCCGCGATCGAGCTGCTCGACGCCATCATAGCTTCGGCGCGCGATGGTGGACCGGCTGCTGATACGTTGATCGCACGTTATTTCAAGGAACGGCGCTATGCCGGTTCCCGCGACCGGCGGGCGGTGCGCGATCATGTCTATGATGCGGTGCGCCGGGCTGCGGAACGGCCGGACAATGGCCGCGCGGCGATGATCGGAGTGGCGCGGGAGCGGCCGGATATCGCGGACCTGTTCGACGGATCGCTGCATGGGCCTGCGCCTATCCTCGCCGAGGAGGTGGGGGCGATAGCCGGGGGGGTGCCCGCTTGGCTCAAGCCGTTGTTTGCAGCGCCGGTCGAGCAGGAGGAATTGCTAGGCCGGGCGCCCGTGGATTTGCGGGTGAACCGGTTGAAAGCGACGGTGGAGAAGGTCGCGCCGCTCTTTCCCGAAGCGGTGCCTATCGACGGCTTGCCTGACGCGCTGCGCCTGCCGGAGGGTTGGCCGGTTGAGCAGAGCGATGCGTGGAAGCAGGGGCTGGTAGAGGTGCAGGATGCGGGCAGCCAGCTCATTTCCGCGGCGTGCGGCGCTGCGTCCGGCATGACTGTCATCGACCTTTGCGCGGGAGCGGGCGGCAAGACGCTGGCGCTCGCGGCGGCGATGGCCGGACAAGGGACGCTAATCGCGGCGGACACGATCCGCTCGCGCCTCTCGCGCCTCGACCCGCGGGCCGAGCGGGCGGGGGCGACCTTCATTCAGACATTGCTGCTGGATCAGGGGCATGAGACGCGCGGGCTGGAGAGCCTACAGGGGCAGGCGGACGTCGTACTTGTCGATGCGCCCTGCTCCGGAACCGGGACTTGGCGGCGCAATCCCGAGGCTCGCTGGCGCCTGACGCCCGCGCGGCTGGAACGGTTGGTGCGCGAGCAGGCGCGCATATTGGACTTCGCGGCGCCGCTGGTGGCGCCCGGTGGGGCGCTTGTTTACGCGACCTGTGCCCTGACCGATCAGGAAGGGGCGGGGCAGGCGCAGGCGTTTCTCGATCGCCACGCGGGATGGATGGCTGAAGCGATCCCGATCATGGCCGGGCGAGTGCATGGGCATGGCCGATTGCTGACGCCGGGCCATGACGCGACGGACGGTTTCTATTTCGCTCGGCTGCGGCGCGGTGCATGA